The Manihot esculenta cultivar AM560-2 chromosome 1, M.esculenta_v8, whole genome shotgun sequence genome has a window encoding:
- the LOC110631229 gene encoding uncharacterized protein LOC110631229, whose product MGDFSIQISSNLVNRLADDGEKLKRKPKKTKAKVPRESALPQTKVNEKQHYDDPETPKGIPSPGWPVQAPLFLPATPSAHSVNTELDAIRSVIQESERVLEKLQKQEDSIVQEVTERAKDLRDKEFKLPYQKPMPCLADYEACRACYKEHGNDILKCAPLTRSYYDCVRRVKQQSSLAGQ is encoded by the coding sequence ATGGGTGATTTTTCAATTCAGATCAGTTCTAACCTTGTTAATAGACTTGCTGATGATGGTGAGAAGTTGAAGAGGAAACCAAAGAAAACTAAAGCTAAGGTACCCCGAGAATCTGCCCTCCCCCAAACTAAGGTGAATGAAAAGCAACATTATGATGATCCTGAAACACCCAAAGGGATTCCTTCTCCAGGATGGCCAGTACAAGCTCCATTGTTCTTGCCAGCAACCCCATCTGCTCATTCTGTGAATACAGAGTTAGATGCAATTAGATCTGTCATTCAAGAAAGTGAAAGGGTTCTGGAAAAGTTGCAGAAGCAGGAGGATAGCATCGTGCAAGAAGTAACTGAAAGAGCCAAGGATCTTCGTGATAAGGAATTCAAGCTTCCGTATCAGAAGCCTATGCCCTGTTTGGCTGATTATGAAGCTTGTCGGGCATGTTACAAGGAGCATGGTAATGATATACTGAAATGTGCCCCTCTGACTAGGAGTTATTATGATTGCGTACGCAGAGTTAAGCAGCAATCTAGTTTGGCAGGTCAGTAG